Genomic DNA from Pelosinus sp. UFO1:
GGCGCTCATCCGTTATTTACCTATTTGACGGAAAAAGCACCATTCGTAGGTTTTGATTTGAATCATCCCATTGGTGGAAAGTTGCAAGGCGTTTTGCAAGAGAAGTTTCCAGAATTTCTTGAAGGAAATGACATTAAGTGGAACTTTACTAAGTTCCTTATTGATCGGGAAGGGAACGTTGTAGGACGTTACGAACCAACAACTGCACCTTTAAGTATGAAAAAAGATATTGAGAAGCTGCTCAAATAGACTTTCTCTAACTTACCCTTACTATGTATATAATAGGAGTTATATACATAGTAAGGGTTTTATTTTGCTGCGAAACTAACCAAAGGAACTTGGATTGACTAAGGAGTCAATCCAAGTTAAAAAAAATTCTCATCTTTGGTTTTAGTTGATTGTTGTAGGGTAGTTTTTATGCGATATTCCGTGAGGAGAATCGAAAGATAAGCTACGCATTCCACGATTTCTTCCATGATTTCGAAGTGCATCAACTTTTCGGCGATATTGGCGACGACAAAGGCGAGAATGACTAGCAGGAATTCACCAATAGGGAAGTGGCCTTGCTGAAATAGTTGATATGGGATTGCAAGTAATTTATACTTCGTAACCGCAAACAGCCATAACAGGATAACCACTCCAATTATAGGATATACGATTGGCGCATAAGGCAGCTGAGAGACAGGTATAAAGAAGGGGCCAGTAGTTGCATTGATACCTAGAGGATAGAAGACCCTGCCCCAGCTCATTTCCCGGCCGGCCATTAATAGCCATAGGGGGATTGCCCAAGTCAAGAAACGGGCATGATGATATCGTGCAGTAGATTTAGCCTCCTGGCGCCATTTGACAGTCAGTAATGCTCCCATGAGAAGAATTACGACTTGTGACCACTCTAATGGACTATTTTCCCAACCAAAAGATGGCGGCAATTGTTTGCCGATAAAATAGGAAAAGAAAATAATCGTAATAAGAAAATATTTACATAGATACATCTAAGGACTCCCTTTCCGTGGAATAATTTTACATTTGAATTCTACCACAAAAAAAAGCCTTCAGCAAGTAAGGATAGACGTAGTAATGGCTCTGTGCCTTCTTTGTTATTACTGATAGCTATATTAATGCTATAATTAATTAGGTGATGAAAATGAAGAAAAAACAAAATTACCAGGTTAAGAGCCCATTGACTGGTGATAAATCGCCACAAGGAGGAAATAGATTATGGCAGAACCTTTGAAGGCCATGTACAATGAGGATTTTTTGCGTCAATTTTGCAAAAAGATATATGTCGTATATAGTGATTTTGATATAGAGGGTTTTATAGGAAGTTTACTAGACAATACATGGGACGGACTTGCCTTGAAGGCAAGAATGAGGAAGATTACTGAGAGTCTTGGGCGGTTTTTGCCAGCAAAATATGAAGAGGTTCTGGGCATACTATACGCGATTGACGAGGAGTGTATTGGGTTTCCTTATTTGTTCTTTCCTGATTTTGTAGCGGTGTATGGTCAGGCGGAGGAACATTGGGAGCTTTCTATGGAAGCACTAGAACGGTTTACGATAAAGTCGTCCTCGGAATTTGCTGTAAGGCCATTTATAATGCGCAATCCCGAGAAGATGATGCGCCAGATGGTAAAATGGGCGCAACATCCAAACGAGCATGTTCGGCGGCTTGCCAGCGAGGGGTGCCGGCCCCGTTTGCCCTGGGGAGAAGCACTTTCCGTGTTCAAGCGGGATCCTTCTCCAGTTCTTCAGATATTGGAGCTATTGAAGACCGATCCTTCCCTTTATGTGCGCAAAAGCGTTGCTAATAATTTAAACGACATAGCAAAGGATCATCCTTCGGTTGTGCTTGAAATAGCGTGCCTTTGGAAAGGTGTGCATTCCTATACGGACTGGATCCTCCGGCAAGGCTGCCGAACCTTGATTCGTAAAGCTGATCCTGAAGCCCTGGCTCTATTTGGTTATGCGCAAATGGAAAGTGGGGCTTCACTCACAACCAGCGCTTCCTTGTTGGTGGAACCGCAAGCTTTAATGATCGGCGAGAGCTCTGAATTGCGATACCAGCTTTGTATTCGGGAAGGTGAGGCAATACACGTCCGTATTGAATACGGGATCGATTTTGTGAAGGCAGGGGGACGTTTATCACGTAAACTCTTTCTGTTATCTGATAAGACGGTACCCGGCGGTGCAGAGCTGAGTGCCACGCGGAGGCATCACTGGGCAGATCTGACAACCCGGCGTCATTATCCCGGTGAGCATAAAATTGTGCTATTGATTAATGGGCAGGAAATCGCTGATGCAATGCTAAAACTCTCGGCGAATAGCAAGGGAAATAACATATAGGACGTATTAATAGAGGCCAACTATCCAAACACATTGGGGGTGTTTTAGATAGTTGGCCTCTATTGCTATAAATCTCCAACGTTGATCAGACTATTTTGCATAGGCGTCTACTTCGGTGATTGTAGCGGTAACTGTTCCAGCAGGAGCAGGTGGATAAAACTTAAATTTAGCCAGTTCATTTTTTGCAACGTCGCGGACAATTACAAGGCCATGATCAAGTTCCACGCCCTTTCCATCAATAAAAGCACACCTAAGACCAATAAATTCGACATCT
This window encodes:
- a CDS encoding FxLYD domain-containing protein — translated: MKFKKSFYRFLVVVLMLNLTIAVCGASEKISPDLIKFQGTGWETDTKGVNIFIGTLQNTAGRDVEFIGLRCAFIDGKGVELDHGLVIVRDVAKNELAKFKFYPPAPAGTVTATITEVDAYAK
- a CDS encoding DNA alkylation repair protein, which codes for MAEPLKAMYNEDFLRQFCKKIYVVYSDFDIEGFIGSLLDNTWDGLALKARMRKITESLGRFLPAKYEEVLGILYAIDEECIGFPYLFFPDFVAVYGQAEEHWELSMEALERFTIKSSSEFAVRPFIMRNPEKMMRQMVKWAQHPNEHVRRLASEGCRPRLPWGEALSVFKRDPSPVLQILELLKTDPSLYVRKSVANNLNDIAKDHPSVVLEIACLWKGVHSYTDWILRQGCRTLIRKADPEALALFGYAQMESGASLTTSASLLVEPQALMIGESSELRYQLCIREGEAIHVRIEYGIDFVKAGGRLSRKLFLLSDKTVPGGAELSATRRHHWADLTTRRHYPGEHKIVLLINGQEIADAMLKLSANSKGNNI